The DNA window CATTAATATAAGGATGATTTCATACTAGTTCAGTCTTAGGTCTTAACATTCAAGTTTACTTGCAGAGATGGGATTTGACTAACGAAACCGTATTAAGAAAGCTTCAATTGATACTAATTACATCTACAAGGCATCTCTGCCGCACCAAAAATGTCTCAGGAATTTGGCAGCTATCCACAAGTATCTATATGGAGGAGATCCATACTCAACTTAACTACTTAAGAATGCAAGAGGATTACAGGGACAATATCAAGATGAACGACAAGTGCATACCTATTATTGTTCCATGTAGAATCCCAGAAGGAGAAGATGTTGTGGAAAGTTCAAGCTGCTCTTTTAGAAACCAATAAGCATGGCCCGTAATCTCATCATCCAGTGCAAAGATGTGCTTACTAACATATAAAGCTCTATATCTCCTGAAAGATTAGAATCAGAGTCAGACCATCAAAATGATCATACAATAGAAAAAATTTACTCCCGCAGCAGTGGTCCCACAGAAAGGCTTTTGGTACGAAGGCTCGGAATTGACCCCagacaaaaataattttgtcaACCTTTCGAGTTGTTGAACATGTTAGTCTAGAGAGTCGAACAAAAACTAAGGATCAGCAtaagaaaaatcataaatatgaCTGCAGTCTCTTGTTATAGGTCTATCAAAGGGCATGTACAGCCTGAAAAACAAAGCCTTGAGCATAGTTTCCATCCGATGGTAATGACTAAAAAGGAGGACAAAATCAAGTCCAACGGAAATTGACAAGACAAGttggaaagaagaagaaaaggaatcGGAAAAGAAGTCACTATACTTGCCTTCTGCTCAACCCTTGAGGTATTGGTCCAGGCCATCTTTTAGCTTGGCCAGCAAAGGGATATGTTCTATTAAGAGCAGCTTGCCACAAGCATTCTCCGCGAAATACATTGGCCCAATGTCTTCTGACACATGATATATGATCCCACTCTGATATGGGAACTCTTATAAAGATTTCTATCAGGAGATGATCAGGAAGCTTCCCAAATGTATTATCAATTGATACTAGAGTGTCATGTTTGGAATCATTTGCCATTGGAAGTCTGCAAAGAATGGctcaaaatgttaaaataaaatgacaagCAAAAGGAAGACTGACAAAATACAAGagtgaaataaaatgaaacattGCTAAACATTTTTGACATGCGCAACGAAATAAGCATTTCAACAATCTACAGCTttataattagaataaataacTATCGGAATCGGAGGGACAAGCACACTATCAGTACCTCCAATTAATTTAGCAACTAACCTGCTTGTTCTCTAGTTGAAACAGCCATAATGGAATCTACACCTTATAATTTATGAATCGGAAAAGAAAAAATTCAGGAAATAGATACCATCATTCAACTTTAATTTTCTAAAGTCATTTATCTATGCTAATAATTGCATTTTCTGTGCTAGCCTACCTACAACATACCTACAGAAAGAAAAACATTGAAGTTCAACATCCTGATTCCCTATTTGAATACAGGGTTAAGCAAATTCAGCTTCACAAAATCAAACACTCAACGATACATATTTCTACTTATTTACTATTagtattttgaaagaaaaaaggcAATTCTATTCAATCCAACCTTAGATGCAATCaaagtttattattttcaaactatattaataataataagaggATTTGTTCAGTTTGATCCAAGATAAGCATATTCGTGCTCACAAGGCCATATATTAGGATGAGAAGTAGTGTTAATCAACATAACCCAGAGCAATATGTAAGTAAAAAGCCCACAGCTTTACAAAAGTGTTCAACTGATAAAAATAAAGAGCTAAAACAGATGATAAACTTAAACAAATATCAGACAGAAGTTGAAGTTAAAAGCTTACAGAGATGGTTGTGTAGGATTCAGGCGGCTGTAAATTCCAATGCTAGAGAGAGAAGCTGAACTGATAtagctttattttcttttgatgtGTTAGTGTATGGCCTTCTTTGCGTCCAAATTTCCCATAGTTTTAAGGATGGTTAGGTGAACTTGGGGTCGCTGTTGTGGGTCTTTCTGTAATTTCTCACTCATATTTGTACTATTCGAATTGAACTAGATTCCAAATCCGCAGTTCAAGAGCCTTGTGGAATCTGTTTTCTTCTCTATACTCCTCTTTGATGTTCAACTAGTAACACGGACATTTCATTCGACAAACGTGTTCTGTTTCggaaacatttcaaatacacATTTTGTAACACGaaacttcaatttttatataaaaatattcaaaatatatcatTTCGCCGTatccgtaaataaaaaaaatcttgcacaaatcaaataatcaatttgTAAAATTAGAAGCAGCAAAATTACAAcaatcattttttataattattaagcaCCCTTTTGTAAAGAGCTTCACGTCCAGGGAATGGATTGTTCATCTCTACCACGTCGTCTCCATTCTTCCCATTGACCATTTTACCCTTACTTTCCATCAAAATCCCCAATTTAGCCTTCTTCTTCTCTCCCACCATTTTCACTTTAACTCTCTCTCGTCTCTCCTTCCTTCTCATTTCACTCTCAGTCAAAACCACCTCCTTTAAATCTTCCACTTCCTTAAAACCAGTGGAACAACACGAAGACGACGCCGTTCTTGGAATTCTGCCGCCTTTACTAGTACCCAGTAGCTCAAATTTCACCTTACTCCACCCAGCTTTATCTTCATTATCCCAACCAAATCTCTCACTTAACTCTGATAACTGAGCAGCTGCATTTTCGGTTCTTGATAAAGATCCGCCGTTGTTGCCGTTTAATAGATTCTCGGCGAATTCCCACTCGATTCTGTCTTGGTAAACTGGGTCTTGGAGTACTTGGTCTACTAGCTTTGCCCAGTGCTCGGTGTCGCCGGCGCGGAGATTCTTGGAGACCCATTTGAGATAAGTTGATGGGAGGGCGCCCAGCATTTTGCCGTTGTGTTTGCCGAAGTCTATTACTCTGTCTCTCGCCGGAATTCCGTGTGGTCTGTCGGAGGAGGGTTTGAAAGAGCATGTTATGGTTGGGTACTTCAAAGTGTGGGCGAAATTCATGGAGGGAGGAAACGGAACAAAACTGAAAGTGAAATGTAGATAAGACTTAAGAGTCGGACAGAACCTAAACCTAACGTTATCGTCTTCAGTTTAATGTAGTTAACCAGTAAGCTATAACTTAAATGAAGGGTATGTATCTATTttcttttggcaaaaaaaaaaatgtatctattttcttctctctcaaaaaaaagaattttattttgtcatttatttataaaaaatttattttcttttttctgtgaaatgtttgtagtctttttttttatacataaaatCTACAAATTCGactacatattatttattttatgtcaaattatcggatttaatttttaaattattccaaatttattacaaatacaactgttttaatatttcaatttgatgagattgatgaattaaaaaaaacttaaatgataataattatattgaatttatataccATTATTTACATTTGTTAGGCGTGAACAAattacatattaaataaaaaaatttaaaaaaaaaatttcttttttgaaaatgtatataaattagggttaattgcaaattaatacacaaggTTTACctcaatttgcaattacaacacgaattttaaaagttggcaaattggtacaccgattttcattttttggcgaattaatacaccgaactggaaaatactaacgtggacattgtcatatacagccacgtgttgttgtatgattggtcggtgtactcatttgccaaaaaaatgaaagttggtgtattaaattgccaagtttcaaaattcatgttataattgcaaattagggtaaagttcgtatattaatttgcaattaactctataaattataaagaaaaaactATTATTACATTTTTATCTAAACTTAATGGAACAAAAGGCCAGCGAGGCCTTTTAACTCGTGCTTCAGTATTAAATAAGTCCAttctaattttttgaaataattgaatccaaaatatatatttttttggatcAATTGAGGTAAttgactttttaaatttatgtcttAAAGTCAAATAAATCTATATTTGAGGTGTACAATTTCGGGATTATTTGACCAAAATCAAGAGAGTTTCGGGTCTAGTTgacacaaaaagttaaaatgcaTTTATTTCACATCCAAAACACAAATTTAGCGTCTAATTAaacccaaaaaataaaataaatttatttgattcttAGGCATAAATTTAAAGGCCGCattgattttttgtttaaacTTAATGTATTACGCTCATCAATATGTTAGGACTTAGGAGTGTTTGacttgtatgtatatatattttgcaTCTGATCAACAAAAGCTTAAATGTGTTTCAAATCCAATCATTCTGTTTAGTACATTCGGTATATATTAGAATGTCAATTTCATGGTCAAGTCACTTGGCTTGCCCAAAATTGCTAGGGATCATTATCAAATATccttaattgaattaaaattgtttttttattataatattaagatACTAAagtgtattataacctaatgtCGAAGAAAATCGTAGatcaaaattatgaaatatgaaatatgaaaaataaaataaaatccaataatcaatttatgaaaagaaacaaaacaacaatAGAAGTTTAAAGATTCAAAGATAATTGGATGCTATTCAAGGATAACAAAAATTCCGCCACCAATTACaccatttcaatttttattttttgtttgttccGCAGCAAATATACTTCAAACGATGAGATCAAAATCTTGAATCTACAAGAATTTTAATCTAGAGTTTAAACAGACGTTGAAAAGTCTTATACAATCAAAAGATCCGCACAAACAAActtcaaatataacaaaaacaCTCAAAAAACGCACAAAATATCCAAAAACATAGTAATTTATTCGACAAGTATATAAACAAACGAGTTAAAAGGCGATGATTTCCGTTAAAAGTTAAAGATCACCGTCTCATGGTTcgaaatcaaaaaagaaaatgaatctTCCCTCTCTAGAATAACACTTTCTCTCTAGAAAGTGGATAGGCTTGCTTATTAATACTATCCAAGCAATACAATTTAATCACAAAATAGGGGCGgacattaattatataaaaaaatagggaCGGGCATTTTTTAGTGTGATTAAAATTAACCGAATTATCATATTGAatcaatcaaaatattttattttgtaatgaaaacaaacaaattaccaaaatcaaatcaatcgagttaattaatttaatcagttaattaaaataatcaataaaaataaaataataatatttagttaaactaaataaaaaatatttagttaatttagttgattattttttttaatttgtttttaaaattatcccTGATCGAACTGTTCTTTTTATCAAACAAACCAAACCTATCAAACTACTAAATTAATCCATTTTCTTAAACCATAAAATATTGGTCAAATCAGTTGAACCGGGTTTTTCTCACCCCTGACCATATTCAGTTGTTCAAGTTGAGAAGCATGTGTTATTGGAATTGCTGTATATATCCAATCGTTGTAGCCGCATCCTTCAATTATGATGTTGtagttttaattgatttttcaaaTAACTTTGATGCATGCATATACTGTTCGTTTCTGAGATTGCAAAGAACTAGTATTGCatgtaaaaattatataacttttGTTGTGTAGCTCAATATCAAGCACTGTGAGGAAATTTCCTCAATTGGCTATATAATGATCTTTTGTGGGAAAGCCCCAAATCATATtcattgatatttaatttaatttgatgaaaatatatatatatatatacacacatacatatatttaatttttaaaactagaTCATATTTAATTggcctaatattttaaaaaatctagACCTAGTAACCCCTTTTCGATCTTATCCTGATGTCGAAAACttatcaattttactctatttcgcattttatcgtttcaattgtaccctaaaatattaaattgacatttttttgtttgaaaaaaaaaaattaaaaacgttctccatgtatagcatatattaagtgtgcatgtttaaaatttatttaaatctagttagattaattaagaatttaaattagttttaatttgattatggtttttagttagtttttacaaataaatgactttttatactttttaaaatgaaaatgaacttaattttttctttaaacatggttaattgaatgatttcatcaattaaataaaaaattgacaaaatttaaaaatttggggtacaattgaaatgataaTATGCGAAATATGGTAACATTGACAACTTTTCAACGTTAGGGTAGGATCGAAAATGGACTataaggtcgggattttttaagacattatacctattttattttactattattgACAAACAAATTATTGTTTTActcaattttttcaaaaatacattcatctttttatttattaaataaaattcaactgTTATAGCCGCATCCTTTAATTATTGATAGAGTTTGTCTTCCCAACAAACTTTGACTTGCAAAGAGAGTGAATGGCTTATCGGATGGTGATTAGCGCTTTGATAATTAATTCAGTATATTGTACTGAATCTGTTGCATACAAACATTACCTTATATTCTCTAGATAGTGAGCATGATGAATACTCTATATTTTAAAGTTGGAATAAAAAATTCTTATTCAGTTATATTAAtccaaatatgaaaataactcaTATATAACATTTAGGAATGTCTTTCTAAATAAGATTAACTTTTCAGATAAGAATATGTTTTCAAGTATTAAAGTGATCCCACAAAATCTGGcccttttataatttttaattcatttaaattaCTCACGTAATCAGATCTACTGACAAGACGCGTTTTATACATGATTTACTGTGATTTATCGAATCCTACAGGATTCGTTCTTCATTGGAATTCGGGAGAATCCTTTGATTGTCTTTAATCACGGCGAGTTCTCCATGACTCGACACGATTAGGTTAGGCGAGTATTTGGATTCGCTCTAGTGAGCGAATCCTTTACGACTCGATTCATTATATCACTCTGAAACTTTACATCACTTATACAAGTTGCAGTAGGTTGAACCAAATTGGatttataaacatataaaatattttaaattgaactAAATTATACCAGTCAATTTAATGATATTTTCGGCTTAAATTAGTTTTGTTGACTcgatttatattaaattaacacactttttatgtttaaatcaTACgaattcaaaaatcaaaaagtttcatatCATCAAATCAAAATGCACTGAATTTTCTGCTTAGTTCAATTTTGTacactttaaatttaaatgctaATAAAAGAAGTTTAAGCCCTAAAATGTAAGTAACTAAAAAGTTCAAACACATAGATATCTTTTATCCTTTTAGTACCTGCAACTTACAACAAAACATGCCCAAACATAGTATTAATTAATGGAccgaacaaaataaaaataaaaattgatgggagttgaaaattgaaatatcTACGTGCATCTGATTCACATCACGTATCctccaaataaaataaaataaaataaatatatttaaatctaATCATAAATTAATGAACAGGTGGCGAATTGTAAGCAGGAAAGCTCACAGTAACACAGTACAAACGTATGTACTGGATCATACACTTTCCAAACATCACGAAGCCCGTGTTCCTCCATTGGATATTATTCTGCTAACTATTTTTCCCCTTCCTTCTCTCTCTAGTCCCACTCCACTCATCaatcattaaatatttaataattatttttctctgTAATTTTACTACTCCTTCTCAGCATCATCTCCGATTGCTAGAGAAACCCTAGAAATAATTAACGAAGGAAGCGGATTTTAATCGATCTTCAATTCTCCGATAGAATGCCGTCAGTTTACGGTGCTCGTTTGACGACGTTTGAAGATGATGAGAAGGAGAGCGAGTACGGTTACGTTCGTAAGGTTAGATCCATTTTTTGACCGATGACTTTTGTTTAATTGCTCGTTTGTTGTGTTTGGATCTAGTTTAATAATTCGTAATTAAAATCTATTGGAACTTGATCGCATCATAATTGGATCTGCTATCTTTTAAGGCATTGGATCTGATGCGGCAATTTTGCAATTCATAGTTATAACATACTTCCCTGATCAATTACATGTAGTCGTTCCATTATTTAACTGCTATCAAGCATTCGAATGCCATTAAGTTATGATCATCTTGAATTACAATCCGATCTGAATTTATTTTACACATCTGTATTGTTTTTCTTCTTGAATTCAACTCATGAGCTGACTGGAGATCGAATAATTGCATAATTTTAAACTCTTACCTGATTTTGTCAAACTAAATTACTAGAATAGCTGATTACTGGTTAGTTTATAGTTATGTTACCACTTTCTAATGATAAATTGGTAATCCGAACTATCTGTTTTATTTTCGATAGTAAACACTATAGTGTAATATGCATATTTTTGTTCACCTTATTTTTGTTGCACTAATTGTATCGAATGTGGCTTGACAGGTATCCGGACCAGTCGTGGTTGCAGATGGCATGGCTGGTGCTGCTATGTATGAATTGGTCCGTGTTGGTCATGACAACCTAATTGGTGAAATCATTCGTCTTGAGGGAGATTCTGCTACAATTCAAGGTTCTCTCTTGCTATAAttgaaagaaattttattttattcatgttCCGAACAACAGTTGCCTTAACTTATCTGTTTGTTGTATATTCTTACATATCCCAATGTTCTGTCCTCTGGTTTCGAGTCTGCATCTGTTTATATGCTAGAATTAAAGAAAATCTAACAGAAATGGTTCCTCCTTCCTTTTGATTTCAGTTTATGAGGAAACAGCAGGTTTGACAGTGAATGACCCTGTTCTTCGAACACACAAGGTAAGCTTGTTACGGATCTTATATGCCTTCAAAATGGTATGTCGACTGTCGTTtgcttataaaatatatatcaatCTTGCAGCCTCTATCTGTGGAGTTGGGGCCAGGAATATTGGGCAACATTTTTGATGGAATTCAGGTACAACCACATGAGTCCTTACTTCCCATTTCTGGTTTAGTtcttactttatttttcttttttgttggcCTGCATActtgaatttttgaatttgaagATTGCACTACTTCGCTGAATTTTAAGTGGCTAGCCATTTTCTGATTTTACGGTTACTTTTTCGTTAAATTAGAGACCTTTGAAAACGATTGCCAAAAGATCTGGTGATGTCTATATTCCCCGCGGTGTCTCTGTCCCAGCTCTCGACAAAGATATTCTCTGGGAATTTCAGCCTAAAAAAATAGGTGATCATGATGCACAACTTATTATATTTGATGATGGTACAACCGTGAATTTTGGTGGATGATCCCTCTTAATTTTTGTATGTATTTTGGCAACAGGTGAAGGAGATAATGTGACCGGTGGAGACTTATTCGCCGTAAGTTCATTTTTTGTAGGCTtccttttcaaaatttatggtGGAATCTTTTGTGCTTGAGTTTGATCTTCATTTTGTTTATGTATGTATCATTGCAGACCGTCTTCGAGAACAGTCTTATGGAGCACCATGTTGGACTGCCTCCTGATGCTTTGGGAAAAGTCACTTACATTGCACCGCCTGGTCAATATTCATTGAAGGTTTTCCTCTCTATTTTATTTTCCAAGTTAATGTTGTCATTCTTTGTGCATATGCCTTTCACTTGCTctgatttttatgaaaataagtaAAGAATCATACCTTCCATCATTGTTATGTTGGAAATCAAATTTCAATGTAAAACAAATTTGGACATGTGCTTTGCTTTTTGTAGATGGGGCATTCAGTAGCTAAAATGTAATTACTTTAGTTCATCATGCTCTTGTCATTATTAATTCATATGGAGTTTTTATAggtattgatttaatttaattctaatCCTGTATTTATCAAGATATAGGGATATGAGTAACTtgcattaaattataaactttacatTTCTTTTGAAACCTAATCTATTTGTTCTACTCTTTTAGGACACTGTTTTGGAGCTTGAGTTCCAGGGTGTAAAAAAGCAATTTACTATGCTTCAGGTTGGtactttttgttttttcacAATACAGTCAGAGGCGAGGTTGTACTTCTGTCTTAAACTCTGAAGTTCTATAACCTGGAATGTGTTTGCTCTATATGCAGTCCTGGCCAGTGCGTACTCCGAGACCTGTTGCATCAAAGCTTGCTGCTGATACCCCTCTACTTACTGGTCAGGTATAGACTTTACTGCTGTACACGTTAAATACTTTAGAGTTTGGACTTTCTGTAATAGTTTCTGTGCCCGTTTGAGAAAGTGACTGGCTGATGACTTTGTTTGAAATCAGCGTGTTCTTGATGCCCTTTTCCCCTCGGTTCTTGGTGGAACTTGTGCCATACCTGGGGCTTTTGGCTGTGGAAAAACTGTCATTAGTCAAGCTCTCTCCAAGGTGGAATTTCTTCTTTCCTTTGCTGGGCTTAGTTTAGTCGTTTGTGGATGTTAAGAGTGTTTGATCATCTATATAATGTTGTTTATGCAGTACTCCAATTCAGATACTGTTGTTTATGTTGGTTGTGGAGAAAGAGGAAATGAAATGGCAGAGGTTAGTTTTATCCTATTTATGATTGTAAGTCTTCTTTAACGGTTTGGATAAACTTATCACGATCAGTCATTCAGGTGCTTATGGATTTTCCACAATTGACAATGACACTGCCTGATGGTCGTGAAGAGTCTGTCATGAAGCGCACAACGCTTGTGGCCAACACTTCTAACATGCCTGTGGCTGCTCGTGAGGCTTCAATTTATACAGGTAATCTTAATTTTACACGTATATTTGGCATGCTATCTGAATAGTTAATATCTGAAGCAGATTGTTATCTTTTGCAAACTCAGTAAACTAGTCTATTTTAAGATATATTGGGAAGCATGGGGGTTCGTCATTATTCTGAAGTGCTTAAACCAAACGGAATGAAATGTATCTGTTTTTGCCAACTTTGTGGCCGTGTTCAAATATCCCGTCTTTGCAATTGTTAGTGTTTGGAGAATCTAGTATTTTCTTTTTTGCTATGAAGCACCGATGCTTCTGGTAGGCGGCATATGTAGTGGACACTTCAGAAACACGGAACACGGGGACACACTGAATACACGTATGGGACAAGTCAAACTAGTGCTCCCGCAATTTATCAGTTGAAAAGAGGGGGACACGTTGAGGACATGGCaagtaattttttgaaatatggGTCTTTTTTACAACAAACCTAGCTCTCTTCTAATTTTTCCTTTAAAACATCACACAGGCCCCtcttgtttaaataaaaaatgcagACCTCTTTTTAATCCTCCTActcttcaattttcttttttcaaatttctttCTTATTCCTtcaattaaatcacaaaaaatttaCCTACTTAATAAGCTCTCTTCAATTTCATGGATTTCTCTTCtattttttcttataatttctttttatttttataatttttatttgtatatatataatttatttgctCTCTCCACCATGTTGGTATCTCATTCTTTTAGAAACTGCCATTTGCCATGTTCGTGCCCATTCCCATATCTGTATCCGTAAATCATGGCTCTTTTGTTTCATGTGTGGCCCACACTTATGATACTATGGGATGAACACCATGCTGGGAGCCAATAAATTTTAACAGAGAATTGCTGCTCCATATTTGTTAAAAGCGCGCCTGAGGCGCGCTAAGGCGCTAGAAAAGCGCATAGCGCAGGTGGTGCGCCTCAGAAACACCTGAGGCGACCACCTTCATCAAGGCGCGCCTAAAGCGCTGAGGCGAGGCTCTGAGGCGCAAAGCGCAACTGCATACTCTGTTACCCTGGCCctttttggaaaaaatattcAGTTGTTTTTGGAAAAAACAGAGTTTTTGCAGGTTTCATGAAGATGATGAAGTGTTGGCGCGGGGAAGATGAACCCTAATTAGGGCCAGCTGACActactttttgttttttgatattgtaaatttgtaattaatatcaaaaaggAGTATTACAGCTGTACACcactaattttattcttttactgTATTTTTTAAGTCTTATTATATTGTCCATTACTCAA is part of the Mercurialis annua linkage group LG3, ddMerAnnu1.2, whole genome shotgun sequence genome and encodes:
- the LOC126671902 gene encoding V-type proton ATPase catalytic subunit A — encoded protein: MPSVYGARLTTFEDDEKESEYGYVRKVSGPVVVADGMAGAAMYELVRVGHDNLIGEIIRLEGDSATIQVYEETAGLTVNDPVLRTHKPLSVELGPGILGNIFDGIQRPLKTIAKRSGDVYIPRGVSVPALDKDILWEFQPKKIGEGDNVTGGDLFATVFENSLMEHHVGLPPDALGKVTYIAPPGQYSLKDTVLELEFQGVKKQFTMLQSWPVRTPRPVASKLAADTPLLTGQRVLDALFPSVLGGTCAIPGAFGCGKTVISQALSKYSNSDTVVYVGCGERGNEMAEVLMDFPQLTMTLPDGREESVMKRTTLVANTSNMPVAAREASIYTGITIAEYFRDMGYNVSMMADSTSRWAEALREISGRLAEMPADSGYPAYLAARLASFYERAGKVQCLGSPDRNGSVTIVGAVSPPGGDFSDPVTSATLSIVQVFWGLDKKLAQRKHFPSVNWLISYSKYSTALESFYDQFDPDFINIRTKAREVLQREDDLNEIVQLVGKDALAEGDKITLETAKLLREDFLAQNAFTPYDKYCPFYKSIWMMRNIIHFYNLANQAVEKAAGMDGQKILYSHIKHRLGDLFYRLVSQKFEDPAEGEEALVAKFSKLHEDLTAGFRALEDESR
- the LOC126674109 gene encoding uncharacterized protein LOC126674109 isoform X2, giving the protein MANDSKHDTLVSIDNTFGKLPDHLLIEIFIRVPISEWDHISCVRRHWANVFRGECLWQAALNRTYPFAGQAKRWPGPIPQGLSRRRYRALYVSKHIFALDDEITGHAYWFLKEQLELSTTSSPSGILHGTIIDQFIACGKSRDAAHELASQIWLAVLDNLKENDHTFLLLKRLALEGDVFLPYPYTKSIEVQWRVYEKLFSDFRDCFEDVDYYDVLCCAKSKLQRIPSAWLEYY
- the LOC126674109 gene encoding uncharacterized protein LOC126674109 isoform X1, giving the protein MANDSKHDTLVSIDNTFGKLPDHLLIEIFIRVPISEWDHISCVRRHWANVFRGECLWQAALNRTYPFAGQAKRWPGPIPQGLSRRRYRALYVSKHIFALDDEITGHAYWFLKEQLELSTTSSPSGILHGTIIADQFIACGKSRDAAHELASQIWLAVLDNLKENDHTFLLLKRLALEGDVFLPYPYTKSIEVQWRVYEKLFSDFRDCFEDVDYYDVLCCAKSKLQRIPSAWLEYY
- the LOC126674108 gene encoding uncharacterized protein LOC126674108; protein product: MNFAHTLKYPTITCSFKPSSDRPHGIPARDRVIDFGKHNGKMLGALPSTYLKWVSKNLRAGDTEHWAKLVDQVLQDPVYQDRIEWEFAENLLNGNNGGSLSRTENAAAQLSELSERFGWDNEDKAGWSKVKFELLGTSKGGRIPRTASSSCCSTGFKEVEDLKEVVLTESEMRRKERRERVKVKMVGEKKKAKLGILMESKGKMVNGKNGDDVVEMNNPFPGREALYKRVLNNYKK